DNA from Onthophagus taurus isolate NC chromosome 2, IU_Otau_3.0, whole genome shotgun sequence:
GTAGTGGGATCGCGCCTGGGAGCGGGCGCTCTATAACAGCCCAACCAATAAAGCTAAACCTGGATCTTTTTTGTTGCAAAAAATCAAttcttcatatttttttactaatttacatatttactAAAATACTAAActcacaaaaattttataaagaaatttgtaaataaaaaagataaagtaAGGTTATGTTGTCTTTATCTAAATCAACCatactaaaaatcaatttaattattatttatcatacaaatgtttacatttaaaacaaaacgagtgatttatatttatttatttaacattaactcgaaattaatacaaaaaaactttttaaaaattatatataaataacctAACTTCATAGTATTTATGACATTTACTTAACCCacttaacctaaaaatcattcaaaaagaaaatgagtGTCTCCTCAGATTTACCATTAGACCAAgatcaaataattttagctACAGCCGGATATGATTACTCGATAAAATTATGGCATACTCATCACGGAGTATGTTTGCGAACCCTACAACATGCAGAATCGGTAAGTAATATAACCTTAAAGttctaaaaattataaatgaacATATTTCAGCAAGTAAATACGTTAGAAATTGCACCGAATAGAAATTTATTAGCCGCTGCGGGTTACCAACACATCCGAATGTATGATTTGCAATCATCAACTGCAAATTTTATAGCTGATTATGAAGCGGATTCGAGAAATGTGACAAGTATAGGTTTTCAATCGGAAGGAAAGTGGATGTATTCGGGTGGGGAGGATAAATCGGTTAAAATATGGGATTTACGAACTTCCAATGTAACTTGTCCcaaatcttttaaatgtaaCGCTCCTGTAAATTGTGTTACACTTCATCCGAATCAAGGGGAGCTATTTATTGGAGATCAAATGGGAAATATTTATCGATTCGATTTACGCACGGACTGCAATGAACAATTGGTAAATATTGAGTTagtaagttttcttttgttgtttgttgaaaataataagttaTTTCATGTTAATTAGATTCCCGATGGCCAATCTATGATTTTAGACATAGACATTACTAAAGATGGTACGGAAATGGCAGTAGTTAATTCAAAAGGAAGATGTTTTATTTGGAGTTTAATATCAGGAATTGGTGATGTGGCCACTCATTATACACCTAAACATAGATTTCAAGCTCATAAACGGCAGATATTAACATGTAAATACAGTCCTAATGCTAGGTACTTAATAAAacctttatttaatataacattaatttttttaaagtattttagtAACTACATCAGCTGATCAAACGGCGAAATTATGGAATACAAGTGATTACGAATTATTACAGGAATTGAAACAGGAAAATCAAAGATGGGTTTGGGATGCAGCATTCAGCGCTGATTCTCAATACGTTTTTAcaggtaattttttattaatatattaattaaattatataatatgtGTTAAAGCATCATCTGATTCAATGGCAAAATTATGGAATGTAAAAACAGGACAACTTGAAAGACAATACGCAGGTCATACGAAAACTGTTACATCTATAGCTTTTCGCGATGTTATTGCAGATTaggtaattaattttgaatttcaataagattgttaattattttaaataaaatcttaagatttctttttattaaaacgaaaatattccTGCTTATTATTAAGTTATCATGATGTGGATTTATTGTTATAGTAttgtgttttttaattaaggtttttatttcttttaagctcataaataatataatcataatacataaaaattgcaCCATCTACATAATCATCTATAATCAATTCTATTAAGTTGATTAAAAACatgtacataaataaataactccttaaaagaaagcaaatgaaatttcaaacatgtgatgtaatttaaatttctttaatcctccttatcatttttattatcattttgatTCAAACCATAATCTCCCGTGTTACATGGAATACTCGGTATTTGGAATCCTTGTTTTGAAAAGCCCGAATACCTCAATGACTGCGGTTTAATTGGAGATGGTAAACATTGCTTTTTTGGtgatgtttcttttttatctaaaacatgttTTGCATCTTCATCAAACGGTAAAACAAAATCATCTTTTCGATCGACAACTTCCGGTCTTAAAGGTGACTgatcaatttcgatttttttcgaattaacCGGACTGAAAGGATCTGGTGTTGAAAAACTTAATGGTGAAGGTTTTCGTTTTTCGGGCGTTAATTCATCGGCAACACTATTTTCGTTGCTTAAATCAGAAAAATCGATGTCGTAATTAATATTAGATAACCCTAATGATCCACCTCCTTCATCTGGAGTCAATCCATCACATGAGTCGTATAATCCGGAATGTGATGGGATTTCGCTTGAAGAAACGTAAGGTTTTATAtctaattgtaatttttttcgatcgtctgttaaatttaagatttgattcgataaattttttgtgtaaaagttgtttaattcAACGAATTTTTCATATTCAGCGAAAGGTTCTGGATCTGATTCTTCgactttatcgatttttattgGAATTGTTGGTAtgttttctaaatctttttgatTAACAACAACTGGTGTTATGGGTGACGGCAAATTTTCGTTTAATGAATCTTGTTTATCTAAAGATATCGGTACTTTACgtggttttattattaatggggTTTCTTTGTAAATCTTTTCTATTTGTGATGTGATATcgttctaaaaaaaaaaataagaaaaaaatatgtttattattttaaataaaaagttttttgtacaaactttaaaactgCCAATAGATCCTTTCAATTCTTGGGTTTTTTCTTGAACCGTATCCATACGTTCTGCCAAaccttttaataaagataattgtTCGCAAATTTGATGCATCCCTTCGCAGGCTACTAACGCTGATTCCCAAGCGCTAACGGAAGTAATCGCCCCCGACATATACCCTTGAAATTCTTCCTCTGGCATATTTAAAGATTCGGCCGTTaagttttcaataaaagaaacGGCGCAACATAGATTTGTAAAATAATAGCCTCCTTCTCCTTGCATTAATCGCGCCCCGTTGCAAAATCTTGTAACATATAAAATGTTGCTTTTTAACCTTGTTGGATTGGCTTTTAAAACGACGAATATTAAGGCGGGTAAAAATTCATCGGCGCTTACTGGGCCACCTTGACAATGTTGCAATACTTCTACTACGCTCCGACAACAACTAACAACGCATGCAAGTTTATCTTGAGGTGCTTTAGATGAGTCCAtacctatttaaaaaaaaataattaaattcaatCACTACAAGATGTCGAGCCACACTAAATTACACTTACCTAATAAATCTGTAATAGCTGTATAAACCAAATCGCGAACCTCGACGCTAGTTTCGCTAATACAACAATCCAAATGATGAGCATTAACCCAACTTAATTGTCGAATTCGTCCCTGTATCATCAAATCCTTTTCTTCATCGTTTGTGGTTACTGGACAAAAAAGATCACGATTTAAAGCGGTCattgtaaatttttcaaagaaatcGACCAATTTATCACGGACATCTTGTTCGACTTTTTCATATTTAACGTGGTGGTTAATTCGTTCTGAGAATAggttgtaatatttttgcgaGATCTCCGCTATTTCTTCAATATCACGGACGTTCAATTGATCGCGAATTTTTGTATTGCAATTGCGAACGCATCGGAAGAAGTCGTCGCGCACATCTTGACCCAAGTGACCGTAGGCGCTTATAAATTCTAACTCGAGTTTTTCCGTATCAGGATTTACATGTCTCGATTCGTGGTGGTGGTGACGAGATTCAGGTCTACCATAatctaataaaacaaaaaaatgttgttttgtattaattattttagttattattgtttttaccTTTTGATGATGATGATCTTCTAAAAACGGGAGTTAATTGTTTAAGATACTTGGTTTTTTTATCGCGTTGTTGTTGCTTTTTTTCTTCGAACTTTGAGAATCCCGCAATTGGGGATCTTCCTTGATCTTGTTTTTTCTGGCGTTCTTTTTCCATTGCATTTCGATAACATTTCGAacaataacctaaaaaaaatcattaattttaattctttagaacctcaaaaatctaattaattaaacgttGTCATGGAAAccgatttaattttgtttgtattcaaaagaGGTCgctgttttttatctttataaatttccttaaaaaaaaaaatataaataaataagaaagtaAGAAAATGATAAGAAATGAATCTTGCCTAACAAAAACCTTTTCTTATTTCAAGCACTAATAAGAAATcatgtttttatgaaaagattttgacgtttacacAGTCATCGATAAATTTAACATCTGCAAATAACAGCTGTTCTCTGACCCCAAGACCTCACAAGCCGATCCGTCTCGTTATTTGGATTTGTCCAAATTTAAAACAGATAgtgataaatgaaaaaaaaaactagtcGCCATGTggcaaatttgataaattaatttatatagaacaagaatcaaaaaattaaaacgtttataaaaaaacatgagAAATACGAGAAGTTTTGAAATAGTCGAGTAAGTAAAATCGAAACgagtaaatatttataaaaacttgTATAAGGTCAGTGACgtttaagttaataaaatacaacaaacaaattaaaactgtcaaataaTGACATGTGTCATAATGACATTAGAAATGTcagaattaaaatattttcactgagtgaatttaaatcaaaaaacgtcaattcaattcaattttttaggagtttctaaaggtttgacattagaaaaacctaaacaaatttcttttttcgtatgatttaagcataaattaaaaattttcgtaaaaaaaacgttttataaaattgttgtcacgttggttacagttagtaacatCGAATTTGTGtgacattgacgtttaaactttattcaaaaatttatttaaaaaataaatgtatagaatcaatttcaatagtagctgtggacaaagtatagtattctactcacatataatgagctatttattcactcaggttaattatgTCACCAGCGTAGCGAAACTTAACCATAAtgaataatagccctcattatatgctcatataacaattattactAGATTacattacttaaaaataactCACCTTCCCAATCGGCGTTTCCATAGTAACCACAATTATTCTTACA
Protein-coding regions in this window:
- the LOC111427383 gene encoding target of rapamycin complex subunit lst8 isoform X1, producing MSVSSDLPLDQDQIILATAGYDYSIKLWHTHHGVCLRTLQHAESQVNTLEIAPNRNLLAAAGYQHIRMYDLQSSTANFIADYEADSRNVTSIGFQSEGKWMYSGGEDKSVKIWDLRTSNVTCPKSFKCNAPVNCVTLHPNQGELFIGDQMGNIYRFDLRTDCNEQLVNIELIPDGQSMILDIDITKDGTEMAVVNSKGRCFIWSLISGIGDVATHYTPKHRFQAHKRQILTCKYSPNASILVTTSADQTAKLWNTSDYELLQELKQENQRWVWDAAFSADSQYVFTASSDSMAKLWNVKTGQLERQYAGHTKTVTSIAFRDVIAD
- the LOC111427383 gene encoding target of rapamycin complex subunit lst8 isoform X2 produces the protein MSVSSDLPLDQDQIILATAGYDYSIKLWHTHHGVCLRTLQHAESQVNTLEIAPNRNLLAAAGYQHIRMYDLQSSTANFIADYEADSRNVTSIGFQSEGKWMYSGGEDKSVKIWDLRTSNVTCPKSFKCNAPVNCVTLHPNQGELFIGDQMGNIYRFDLRTDCNEQLIPDGQSMILDIDITKDGTEMAVVNSKGRCFIWSLISGIGDVATHYTPKHRFQAHKRQILTCKYSPNASILVTTSADQTAKLWNTSDYELLQELKQENQRWVWDAAFSADSQYVFTASSDSMAKLWNVKTGQLERQYAGHTKTVTSIAFRDVIAD
- the LOC111427381 gene encoding rab5 GDP/GTP exchange factor, whose amino-acid sequence is MYATKQPSLRISHSDLKCKNNCGYYGNADWEGYCSKCYRNAMEKERQKKQDQGRSPIAGFSKFEEKKQQQRDKKTKYLKQLTPVFRRSSSSKDYGRPESRHHHHESRHVNPDTEKLELEFISAYGHLGQDVRDDFFRCVRNCNTKIRDQLNVRDIEEIAEISQKYYNLFSERINHHVKYEKVEQDVRDKLVDFFEKFTMTALNRDLFCPVTTNDEEKDLMIQGRIRQLSWVNAHHLDCCISETSVEVRDLVYTAITDLLGMDSSKAPQDKLACVVSCCRSVVEVLQHCQGGPVSADEFLPALIFVVLKANPTRLKSNILYVTRFCNGARLMQGEGGYYFTNLCCAVSFIENLTAESLNMPEEEFQGYMSGAITSVSAWESALVACEGMHQICEQLSLLKGLAERMDTVQEKTQELKGSIGSFKNDITSQIEKIYKETPLIIKPRKVPISLDKQDSLNENLPSPITPVVVNQKDLENIPTIPIKIDKVEESDPEPFAEYEKFVELNNFYTKNLSNQILNLTDDRKKLQLDIKPYVSSSEIPSHSGLYDSCDGLTPDEGGGSLGLSNINYDIDFSDLSNENSVADELTPEKRKPSPLSFSTPDPFSPVNSKKIEIDQSPLRPEVVDRKDDFVLPFDEDAKHVLDKKETSPKKQCLPSPIKPQSLRYSGFSKQGFQIPSIPCNTGDYGLNQNDNKNDKED